The stretch of DNA GGAGTACACCTTCGAGGAGGTCGCCGGTGCCCTCCGTGACGCCGGCGGTCCGACTATCTCCGCGACCTACGTCTGGCAGCTGCGCAAGGGACTGCGGGACAACCCGACGAAGCGGCACCTCGAGGCGCTGGCTGGGTTCTTCGGCGTGCCCCCGAGCTACTTCTTCGACGACGAGGCCGCAGAGCGCATCGAGGCGGAGCTCGAGCTCCTGTCTGCGCTGCGAGACCAGTCCGTCCGTGCTGTCGCGCTCCGCGCCGTCGGGCTGTCCCCGAGCAGCCTCGAGACCATCCAGGCGGTCATCGACAACGCCCGCCGGCTCGAGGGCCTCCCGGAGCGGCCGGAGGACCCACAGCCCTGAGTGGAGTGCGACGAGCCGGTTGCATAGTGTCGTGACGAGCGTCGACGGCCTGACGACCTGGCCGTCCTCGTCCGGTCGGGAGGGGCTGTGAGTCTGCGAGCGGTGCGCCGGCGGTGCGAGCGCCTGCTCGACGCCCTCGAACTGCCCGCGGACGCGGACCTCGAGCAGCTGGTGCAGCGACTGGCCGAGGTCCGAGGTCGCAGGCTGGTCCTGCAAGCCAGGCCGATGCTGGACGGACCGTGCGGCATCTGGGTGGCCATGCCTGAGGCCGACTACGTGTTCTACGAGGAGCAGACGAACGCGCTGCACCGCGAGCACATCGTCCTGCACGAGCTGGGGCACGTGGCCGCGGACCACGCCCCGCCCGGCCGCATCCCGGTCGACGTCGCGCTGGCGCTCATGCCGAGCCTCGACCCGGCGCTCGTCCGTCGGATGCTCGGTCGTACCAGCTACAGCAGCGAGGAAGAGCGAGAGGCCGAGCTGTTCGCCTCCGTCTTCCGGGAGCGTCGGTCGGTAGCCCTGCCAGCGGGCAAGACGAGCCAGAGCGACGTCGTCCACCGCGTGGGGGCGACGCTGAGGGGTCGTGAACTGCCATGAGAGACGGTGTCCTGACGGGCCTCGTCGTGGGCATGGCGATCGTCCTCGCCTTCCTCGGCCGGACAGCGTGGCAGACCCGCAACCAGGCCCTACGGGCGATGTGGCTGTCCTTCTCCTGCCTCACGGCGACCCTGGTGCTCTACCACCCGGACTTCTACGGCTGGCTCGACTCCGCCAGCGGCGTCCCGAACGTGCGCGAGCCGCTTGGACGGACGACCATCCTGCTGGCGGGCTACTTCTCTCAGGTGATGCTCGTGCTGCTCGTGCGCGAGCGGGGGCAGCGCCCCGGGTCCGTGCGACGCCGGCAGGCGGCGCTGGTCTGCTCCGTCGCGGTCCTGCTGGGCGCCTTCGTGGCGGGCCCTCAGCCGGAGGTCGAAAACTTCACCGCGGCCATCGGCACGGGACCCGCTGGACTCTTGTACATGGGCGCCTTCTCGGCGTTCATGACCTACGCGCTGGTCGACGTCATCCTGCTCTGCCGGCGCTACGCGCAGGAGGCTGAGCCGCTGCTCGCCCTCGGTCTCCGGCTGATCGCCGCCGGCTGCGTGCTCGGCGCGACCTATGTGGCGCTCAAGATGGCGTACGTGCTTGCGCGGGCGCTCGGGCTGCAGCCGTACGCCGTCCTCGAGGGGGCCGTCGCACACGTGCTCAGCCTCACGGGCCTCGTCCTCGTCGTCCTGGGTGCGACGCTCCCGTACTTCGGCCCGGCCGTCAGCGCCGACCGCGCCGTCGCCCGTCTGACGGCGTACGCACACACCCGCCGCCTGTACCGCCTCTGGTACGAGCTGCAGTCCCGGGTCCCGGACATCGCGCTCGAGCCGGCTCTCAGCGCGCTAGGTGATGCAGCACGCCTCACCGACCCGGAGTTCCGCCTGTACCGCAGGGTCATCGAGATCAACGACGCGCTGCTCGTGCTGCGCCGTCCTGAGCACGCGGAGTGGCTCCCGGATCCGCTTCGCAGCGGCAGTGCCGACGAGCAGCCCGACGACCTCTCGCACCCGTCGACGAGCGACGTGCTGGAGGAAGCGCGCAAGCTTGAGGCTGCTGCGCCGAGCCTCCTTCGCGCGCTGCGCGGCCGCAGCGTCGGTACCCCGACGACCGTGAGGATGCCTCGCAGTGGTTGACCTTGCACCTGTAGAGAGGAGAGGTCGCCGCGAGCGTGTCGCCGTCGTTGTCGGCGAGCTGACCTCGCCCCCCTACCTCGCCTTCGGCTTGCTGCTCCTGGTCACGGTTCGCAATGCTGAGTCCTGGCAGCAGGCGCTGACGTGGGGTGCGGTGGCGGCGCTGTTCGCTTCTCTCCTGCCGCTCGTGGTGCTCCTGCACCGGGTCCGACGTGGGGTTGTCGCCGACCGCGACGTGCGGCGCCGGGAGCAGCGGCCGGCGCTGCTGGTCATGGCGACGGTGTCGGTGCTCGTCGGAGTCGGGCTGCTCGTCGCCCTAGACGCTCCACGCGAACTCCTCGCGCTTCTCGGTGCCATGACCGCGGGCCTGCTCGTGGCCCTGGGAATCTCGATGGTCTGGAAGATCAGCATCCACGTCGCGGTAGCTGCCGGCACCGTCGCGATCCTCGCTCTGCTGTACGGTCCCCTGCTGCTGTTGGGGCTCCTCGTCGTCGTGCTCGTTGCCTGGTCCCGTCTGGTGCTCACCCACCACACGCGTGCACAGGTCATCGTGGGAGCCCTCGTCGGCCTCCTCGTCGCCGGGGGTGTGTACCCCGCCTTGTTGGGAGGCGCAACCAGCTGACGAAGACGGCTCATGCGGCGGCACCGGAGCAAGTCACGACATTGTGGGCAACGAAGATTGGAAGCGCGAGGGCAAGCTCTCGACGCAGGAGAGAGCGCGGCAGCACCGCCACCTACGAAACCGCGACCTGCGGCGCAACTCGTCCTCGACGAAGGGACAGCGGTTGGCTGCCGTGGAGGCTCATGGCGAGCGGCGTCCCCGGGCGCTAGGTCGGGGCTACCGGACGCGTTTACGTCGCTAGAGATTGGCGGCTGCAGTCGTTGATAGCGCTCGAACCTGCGCGAGCAGGTGGGTGCAGGTGAGCCCGGCCATGGGTGAGCTTTGGGCGCGGTTAACGGCTACGAGCTCGAATCGGTCAGGCCCTTGTTGCTGTCGCCGGTGCGGGTGGCCTCGTAGACTTCGGGCTTCCTCGCCAAGACCTCCCCAGCGCGCCGCGTGCCTGACCCTGCCGAACCGCGTCGGCGACGTCTTGGGGGTGCTCGTGCGCGACGCCAGCAAGGACGCCGAGCGCACAACGAGCAGGCCGCTACGCCAGACGGGTAGTCCCTCCAGTCAGGGGACCCAGACCGGCGCACAACGCCCCGTCCGCTGAGTAGCCTCAGTTCACGAGACCATCGGGGAGCGGGGGTGCGTTGCAGCTCAAGATGACGAAGCCGGTGGTCGCCTACGCGCTACTCGGCGCAGCGTTTGGCGCGTTCGCAGGGTCCTTCATCGACGTCTTCGAGGGTGAGGGCTCGCGCGTCGACTGGTTCGTGGTGGCCCTGTACCCGGTGCTTCTGCTCACGGGCGTCTTGGCGGGGCTGCTCAAGT from Vallicoccus soli encodes:
- a CDS encoding helix-turn-helix domain-containing protein; this translates as MPEGGSPARRSLAEKIDHLFATVRSPRGTEYTFEEVAGALRDAGGPTISATYVWQLRKGLRDNPTKRHLEALAGFFGVPPSYFFDDEAAERIEAELELLSALRDQSVRAVALRAVGLSPSSLETIQAVIDNARRLEGLPERPEDPQP
- a CDS encoding phosphatase PAP2 family protein, encoding MVDLAPVERRGRRERVAVVVGELTSPPYLAFGLLLLVTVRNAESWQQALTWGAVAALFASLLPLVVLLHRVRRGVVADRDVRRREQRPALLVMATVSVLVGVGLLVALDAPRELLALLGAMTAGLLVALGISMVWKISIHVAVAAGTVAILALLYGPLLLLGLLVVVLVAWSRLVLTHHTRAQVIVGALVGLLVAGGVYPALLGGATS
- a CDS encoding MAB_1171c family putative transporter, whose amino-acid sequence is MAIVLAFLGRTAWQTRNQALRAMWLSFSCLTATLVLYHPDFYGWLDSASGVPNVREPLGRTTILLAGYFSQVMLVLLVRERGQRPGSVRRRQAALVCSVAVLLGAFVAGPQPEVENFTAAIGTGPAGLLYMGAFSAFMTYALVDVILLCRRYAQEAEPLLALGLRLIAAGCVLGATYVALKMAYVLARALGLQPYAVLEGAVAHVLSLTGLVLVVLGATLPYFGPAVSADRAVARLTAYAHTRRLYRLWYELQSRVPDIALEPALSALGDAARLTDPEFRLYRRVIEINDALLVLRRPEHAEWLPDPLRSGSADEQPDDLSHPSTSDVLEEARKLEAAAPSLLRALRGRSVGTPTTVRMPRSG